In Paenibacillus larvae subsp. larvae, the following proteins share a genomic window:
- a CDS encoding ATP-grasp domain-containing protein yields MSRKRLFFIGIPETHVKRTLSRCKKLGYEIILGDTKNNLKLHADRIVDADRLVITDFRDEKNLRDVTCSLQEESPLDAIFTFKEFGLINTSKLLHEYGLRGNPTEVINSCNNKFTTRNLLREAGLLSPDYELCESLEDAKKLLKRIEGPIIIKPHNLQGSIGVYKVEQEEDLQVLYEKCLTHCNEPIVMAEEFIVGQEVSIEAIVYRGKTIIFGVTEKLLYPGTFVEAGHISPYAGTEMSREEYTKLVERIVGAMKIQMGPLHIEGFHTEKGFYVGEVHTRYGGDNITTLTELALKCDMTSPIFAELGDIPYNIEFGQPQEVAAIRFLYVPPGKVEVIEIGQLTEIIGVMDFEITCKIGDEIVPIRSNFDRVGWVLVKGANREETLDILEKVSQQILIRTV; encoded by the coding sequence ATGAGCCGAAAGAGATTATTCTTTATAGGGATTCCTGAAACTCATGTGAAACGAACATTATCCAGATGTAAAAAATTGGGTTATGAGATTATTCTTGGTGATACCAAAAATAACCTAAAATTACATGCCGACCGGATTGTTGATGCGGACCGGCTAGTTATAACCGATTTTAGGGATGAGAAAAACCTGAGGGATGTGACTTGTTCCTTACAAGAGGAATCTCCCCTTGATGCCATTTTTACATTTAAGGAGTTTGGATTGATCAATACATCCAAACTACTCCATGAATACGGCTTGCGTGGAAATCCAACCGAAGTAATTAATTCATGTAACAATAAATTCACTACTCGTAACTTATTACGGGAAGCAGGTCTTTTGAGCCCGGATTATGAACTTTGTGAAAGTCTTGAAGATGCGAAAAAACTATTGAAACGAATAGAAGGTCCTATTATTATCAAGCCGCACAATCTACAGGGAAGCATAGGAGTCTATAAAGTAGAACAGGAAGAGGATCTGCAAGTTTTGTATGAAAAATGCTTGACGCATTGTAATGAACCGATAGTAATGGCAGAAGAATTTATTGTTGGACAAGAAGTTTCCATTGAAGCCATTGTGTATCGTGGGAAAACAATAATATTTGGTGTAACAGAAAAATTACTATACCCAGGAACATTTGTCGAAGCTGGACATATTTCTCCGTATGCTGGTACCGAAATGAGCCGGGAAGAATATACAAAATTGGTGGAACGGATCGTGGGGGCAATGAAAATCCAGATGGGCCCTCTTCATATTGAAGGGTTCCATACTGAGAAAGGTTTTTACGTTGGGGAAGTTCATACTCGTTATGGTGGAGATAATATTACGACACTGACTGAACTCGCACTTAAGTGTGACATGACTTCTCCGATATTTGCCGAATTGGGTGACATCCCATACAACATTGAATTCGGTCAACCTCAAGAAGTAGCAGCCATTCGTTTCTTATATGTACCGCCAGGCAAAGTGGAGGTCATTGAGATCGGGCAGCTTACCGAAATCATAGGGGTTATGGATTTCGAGATAACATGCAAAATTGGTGATGAGATCGTTCCAATCAGATCAAACTTTGACCGTGTAGGCTGGGTTCTTGTCAAAGGGGCTAATCGTGAGGAGACTCTGGATATTCTGGAAAAAGTATCACAACAGATTCTAATACGAACAGTTTAG
- a CDS encoding Ldh family oxidoreductase yields MRETFPRTKTYTIESLRQKVQNRFEQAGLSEYQAREMSEQLLYAEMRGISSHGLVRIKWVTEQLHKYPLKNVRLLLQNREAELYDADGVLGYLALNEVAEKQQRFEGQTIKFIGIRNTYPTGALSYFSEKLAAKGWIVLMSSTSPRRVGLYGDDKGLVGTNPWTFTLPVETNYSGQVVVDVSLSEITHGQCLKAVEAGQPLPNYAASQPGGLAINHPDDLWKEGNWNAILHPVGRDKGFKPFGVMWSLHVMGSRMLGLDGVESHGTFILLLSPSMWEPIIPAYEVIKGFNEEVKLLSMSKVAHVPGEGRMSRLKEQKDQITVTQEIVNMFD; encoded by the coding sequence ATGAGAGAAACTTTCCCTAGAACCAAAACGTATACAATCGAATCCCTTCGCCAAAAAGTTCAAAATCGATTTGAACAAGCAGGACTTTCTGAATACCAGGCCCGTGAAATGAGTGAACAGCTTCTTTATGCGGAGATGCGTGGTATCAGTTCACACGGTCTTGTCCGGATCAAATGGGTAACAGAACAACTTCATAAATACCCCCTTAAGAATGTCCGTTTGCTTTTACAAAACCGGGAGGCCGAACTGTACGATGCTGATGGTGTACTTGGTTATCTAGCTTTAAACGAGGTAGCTGAAAAACAACAACGTTTCGAGGGTCAGACGATCAAATTTATCGGGATTCGCAATACGTACCCTACAGGAGCTTTATCCTATTTTTCTGAGAAGCTGGCAGCGAAAGGATGGATTGTATTAATGAGCAGCACATCCCCCCGCCGTGTAGGTCTTTATGGTGATGATAAAGGACTAGTAGGTACAAATCCTTGGACATTTACGCTTCCTGTCGAGACGAATTACAGTGGACAAGTAGTTGTTGATGTCTCTCTCTCAGAGATTACTCATGGCCAATGTCTAAAAGCTGTAGAGGCGGGACAACCTCTCCCTAACTATGCTGCTTCCCAACCGGGTGGTTTAGCCATCAATCATCCTGACGATTTGTGGAAAGAAGGTAATTGGAATGCTATCTTGCATCCTGTTGGCCGGGATAAAGGCTTCAAACCTTTTGGAGTAATGTGGAGCCTTCATGTAATGGGTTCACGCATGCTCGGGCTTGATGGAGTAGAGTCACATGGTACCTTCATATTGTTGCTATCACCGAGTATGTGGGAGCCTATAATCCCTGCCTACGAAGTTATTAAAGGATTTAATGAAGAAGTCAAGCTTCTTAGTATGTCCAAAGTGGCACATGTACCAGGAGAAGGACGGATGAGCCGCTTGAAAGAACAAAAAGACCAAATCACCGTAACACAAGAAATCGTAAATATGTTTGATTGA
- a CDS encoding isocitrate lyase/phosphoenolpyruvate mutase family protein, translated as MVKETKASQLRKMLNGTKLILVAGAHDGLTAKLAERNGFHAVWASGLGISAIQTVPDASILTMTELLQAAIVMNDACNLPIIADCDSGFGNIHNVVRMVEKYEGAGIAGVCIEDKVYPKINSFDNGQQKLVSIEDFCAKIRAAKATQKDSDFVLLARVEALIAGLGQDEAYNRACAYAQAGADAILIHSKQKTVDEIAEFMSRWNLDVPIVLVPTKYPDITFNELEFLGVRMSIYANQVLRGSVSAIDSILKRIMEKGSTRDIEGEIASIEDIFELQDIPKMKQKELKFHKPKNATT; from the coding sequence ATGGTAAAGGAAACAAAGGCTAGTCAATTAAGGAAAATGTTGAATGGGACCAAGCTTATTCTGGTAGCTGGTGCACATGATGGTCTCACAGCTAAACTTGCAGAACGCAACGGTTTCCACGCTGTCTGGGCGAGTGGACTGGGTATCTCCGCTATCCAAACCGTACCAGATGCGAGTATATTAACAATGACTGAATTGTTACAGGCAGCAATTGTAATGAACGACGCATGCAACCTTCCAATCATCGCCGACTGTGACTCCGGGTTCGGTAATATTCATAATGTGGTGCGCATGGTAGAGAAATACGAAGGTGCAGGAATTGCTGGCGTGTGTATTGAAGATAAAGTCTATCCGAAAATCAACTCTTTTGATAATGGACAGCAGAAACTGGTTTCAATTGAAGATTTTTGTGCCAAAATTCGTGCTGCTAAAGCAACCCAGAAAGATTCAGATTTCGTATTATTGGCCCGCGTTGAAGCACTGATTGCCGGTCTGGGTCAGGATGAAGCATACAATCGGGCTTGTGCCTATGCGCAAGCAGGAGCAGATGCTATTTTGATTCACTCCAAACAAAAAACGGTAGACGAAATTGCAGAATTTATGAGTCGTTGGAATCTGGATGTACCGATTGTACTGGTGCCGACTAAATACCCTGATATTACATTTAATGAGTTGGAATTCCTGGGGGTACGTATGTCAATCTACGCTAACCAGGTTCTTCGTGGATCCGTTTCAGCTATAGATAGCATTTTAAAACGTATCATGGAAAAAGGATCAACCAGGGATATCGAAGGGGAGATTGCTAGTATTGAAGATATTTTTGAACTTCAGGATATCCCCAAAATGAAGCAGAAAGAATTGAAGTTTCATAAACCGAAAAATGCTACAACTTAA
- a CDS encoding FumA C-terminus/TtdB family hydratase beta subunit, protein MDHRKLTESILQLIIQTSTNLTSDVRESLFKAKLEEEMGTRSSLVLSTIYQNMEDARQHELPVCQDTGMITFFIHTPVGIDQIEIRECIRKAIAQATRIGKLRPNSVDSITGLNTGNNLGINTPIIHFEQWRNDQIEIKVILKGGGCENKNIQYSLPIELEGLGTAGRDLDGVRKCILHAIYQAQGQGCSAGFIGVGIGGDRTSGYECAKLQLMRSVDDANSVGELANLEDYIMEKANQLDIGMMGFGGKKTLLGCKIGAVNRIAPSFFVSVAYNCWAFRRRGVLIDPKTGNITKWQYGKKTETQTGGGTQHSSLGEAIVLNTPISKEDVRKLKVGDVVLINGKMHTGRDNLHKYLIDHDSPVDLNGGIIYHCGPVMIRDADGNWRVHAAGPTTSSREEPYQATIIKKFGIRAVVGKGGMGEKTLQALSDNGCIYLNAIGGAAQFYAKTFKKVNGVHFLDEFGVPEAMWHFETEGFIAIVTMDAHGNSLHKDIEEQSRKKLSDFKERVF, encoded by the coding sequence ATGGACCATCGCAAACTAACTGAAAGCATATTGCAATTGATTATCCAGACATCCACAAATCTCACTTCAGATGTTCGTGAAAGTTTGTTTAAAGCAAAATTGGAGGAAGAGATGGGAACGCGTTCCTCTTTAGTACTCTCTACTATCTATCAAAACATGGAGGATGCCCGGCAACACGAACTCCCTGTTTGTCAGGATACCGGAATGATTACTTTTTTCATTCATACACCGGTCGGTATTGACCAGATCGAAATCCGTGAGTGCATCCGGAAAGCTATTGCCCAAGCAACCCGAATAGGAAAATTACGTCCCAATTCTGTTGACAGCATCACGGGATTGAATACCGGAAATAATCTGGGGATAAATACCCCGATTATCCACTTCGAACAATGGAGAAATGATCAAATTGAAATTAAAGTAATCCTTAAAGGTGGAGGTTGCGAAAATAAGAACATTCAGTACTCATTACCAATAGAACTTGAAGGACTAGGTACTGCCGGTCGTGACTTGGATGGTGTACGTAAATGCATCCTGCATGCCATATACCAAGCACAAGGACAGGGTTGTTCCGCAGGATTTATAGGAGTGGGTATTGGCGGGGACCGTACAAGTGGCTACGAGTGTGCCAAGCTTCAATTGATGCGATCTGTTGATGATGCGAATTCAGTAGGGGAATTGGCTAATTTAGAAGACTATATTATGGAAAAAGCGAACCAACTGGATATTGGTATGATGGGTTTTGGCGGTAAAAAGACTTTACTCGGTTGCAAAATCGGTGCCGTAAACCGCATAGCTCCTTCCTTTTTCGTATCCGTTGCGTATAATTGCTGGGCATTTCGACGTCGTGGTGTTCTTATAGATCCGAAAACAGGTAATATAACCAAGTGGCAGTATGGAAAAAAGACTGAAACTCAAACAGGAGGGGGAACCCAGCATTCTTCTTTGGGTGAAGCAATTGTACTCAATACCCCAATATCCAAAGAAGATGTCAGGAAGTTGAAAGTAGGTGACGTGGTTTTGATCAACGGTAAAATGCATACAGGAAGGGACAACCTGCATAAATATCTCATAGATCATGATTCCCCTGTTGATCTAAACGGAGGTATTATCTATCATTGCGGCCCGGTCATGATTAGGGATGCGGATGGCAATTGGAGAGTCCATGCAGCTGGACCTACTACATCTAGCCGTGAAGAACCATATCAAGCAACTATTATTAAGAAATTTGGTATTCGCGCCGTTGTCGGTAAAGGCGGCATGGGCGAAAAAACCCTCCAAGCTTTAAGTGATAATGGCTGTATTTACCTCAACGCTATCGGCGGTGCCGCACAATTCTACGCGAAGACTTTCAAAAAAGTCAACGGTGTTCATTTCCTGGATGAGTTCGGTGTACCGGAAGCAATGTGGCATTTCGAAACGGAAGGATTCATTGCTATCGTCACCATGGATGCCCATGGCAATTCTTTGCATAAAGATATTGAGGAACAATCCAGAAAAAAACTTAGTGATTTTAAAGAACGGGTTTTCTAA
- a CDS encoding MDR family MFS transporter, with amino-acid sequence MKLQSIHPIGLNIIIGTFFARLATSMSIPFLSIYLTATKGFSPSIVGAIIGTSALIGVCTSFIGGTLSDRYGRKMIMISSIIVWMLVFIGFSFANDVLSFFILSALNGICRSFFEPASRALLSDLTKSENRLLIFNLRYAAINAGVAVGPIIGLQLGSAKSTIPFVVAAFVYFLYMTSLIIQFIKYKLGENKGNVKERVTIKDSIHILRKDRVFLSALIGIILGYSGYSHFSSSLSQYFANSDVFQDGVSLFSHALVLNAVTVLIIQYPVTQIGKKYSAVVSIMFGTFTISLSLIGFGIIHSLWMVYACTILFTIGEVLIFSMTDLFIDQIAIQNLKGTYFGAMGFSSFGGVIGPWLGGILFDYYGYNSGGLVFIILSGICALGIPVLIFVKLLLNRRVNQKVTNVEKVVR; translated from the coding sequence ATGAAACTGCAGTCCATTCATCCAATTGGACTAAATATAATTATTGGAACTTTTTTTGCCCGGCTTGCTACGTCAATGAGTATTCCTTTTTTATCTATTTATTTAACAGCAACTAAAGGATTTTCTCCGAGCATAGTAGGGGCTATTATTGGCACAAGCGCTCTCATAGGAGTATGTACAAGCTTTATTGGTGGAACTTTATCAGACCGATATGGGCGAAAAATGATAATGATAAGCTCTATCATAGTATGGATGCTCGTATTTATCGGATTTTCATTTGCCAATGATGTATTATCTTTTTTCATATTAAGTGCATTGAACGGGATCTGTCGTTCATTTTTTGAACCAGCGTCAAGAGCACTGTTGTCAGATTTGACAAAGTCAGAAAATCGGCTTTTAATCTTTAATTTACGTTATGCGGCTATTAATGCTGGAGTAGCAGTTGGCCCAATAATTGGTTTGCAGCTAGGAAGTGCCAAATCGACTATACCATTCGTAGTAGCGGCATTTGTATATTTTCTTTACATGACTTCCTTGATTATTCAATTTATAAAATACAAATTAGGGGAGAATAAGGGAAATGTAAAAGAACGAGTGACAATAAAAGATTCTATTCACATTCTCAGGAAAGATAGGGTGTTTCTATCGGCTCTGATTGGTATCATTTTGGGCTATTCTGGTTACTCACATTTTTCTTCTAGTTTATCACAATACTTTGCTAATTCTGATGTCTTTCAGGATGGCGTATCGTTGTTTTCTCATGCACTCGTTCTTAATGCCGTTACGGTTTTAATTATACAATATCCTGTTACACAAATCGGCAAGAAATACTCCGCTGTAGTTTCGATAATGTTTGGAACATTTACAATAAGCTTAAGTTTGATTGGTTTTGGAATCATACATTCTCTTTGGATGGTCTATGCATGCACTATTCTGTTTACAATCGGAGAAGTGCTTATTTTCTCAATGACGGATTTGTTTATAGACCAAATCGCTATTCAAAATTTGAAGGGCACTTATTTTGGTGCAATGGGTTTTTCAAGTTTTGGGGGAGTAATAGGGCCTTGGTTAGGCGGAATTCTTTTCGATTATTACGGATATAACAGTGGTGGGCTTGTATTTATTATATTATCCGGCATATGCGCACTTGGAATTCCCGTTTTAATTTTTGTTAAATTGCTGTTAAATCGTAGGGTGAATCAAAAAGTAACAAATGTTGAAAAAGTTGTGAGATGA
- a CDS encoding GapA-binding peptide SR1P, whose product MKEEKATPEMGIILCSRCGEIIDTLDTEKVSVFYSLCNEPSCLEAADTKEEALA is encoded by the coding sequence ATGAAGGAAGAAAAAGCAACACCGGAGATGGGAATCATTTTGTGCAGCCGTTGCGGCGAAATTATTGACACATTGGATACAGAGAAAGTAAGCGTCTTCTATAGTCTATGTAATGAACCCAGCTGTCTAGAAGCTGCTGATACAAAGGAGGAAGCATTAGCGTGA
- the ppdK gene encoding pyruvate, phosphate dikinase: MKNSWVVPFEAGHAGMRQLLGGKGANLAEMTKAGLPVPPGFTVTTDACRAFYENGSQLPGGLFEEILDQLTALEQAKRQTFGGRDNPLLVSVRSGSVTSMPGMMDTILNLGLNDETVQGLAEQTGNPRFAYDCYRRLIQMFGTVVYQMESISFEHLLADLKKREQVSEDHKLQASALLELIEQFKALIVRKTGKSFPQSVQKQLYLSVEAVFRSWNNQRAQVYRKLYSIPDEQGTAVNIQSMVFGNMGMNSATGVLFTRNSSTGAKELYGEFLMNAQGEDVVAGTRTPAPISELETLQPDLYQRLMETARQLESHYRDMQDIEFTIEEGRLFVLQTRNGKRTAQAAVKLAVDLAGEGVINKEEAVCRIEMEHLDQLLHRVIDPEAEVDVLARGLPASPGAGSGQVVFDADTADAWAKEGRQVILASTETTPEDIHGVIAAEGVLTTRGGMTSHAAVVARGMGKPCVCGCEAAVVDASKRELRTGGRTVCEGEWITLDGSSGRVILGTLPLIEPEMSEELRDLLLWADEIRQLQVLANADTPEDAAKAREFGAQGVGLCRTEHMFMSAERLPVVQEMILADSTEARRAALDKLLPMQRDDFTGIFTAMNGLPVTIRLLDPPLHEFLPDLEELQEELRELSSNGDEAGVRGRITSTIQKVKSLHEMNPMLGQRGCRLGILFPEIYSMQAIAIFQAALLCKERGVDVHPEIMIPFVGHMNELKRLRMLIDRAAEQTFASSTAEAVTYKVGTMIEVPRAAITAGQIARYADFFSFGTNDLTQMTFGCSRDDAEGKFLSHYVDHDLLEHNPFQVLDQEGVGKLIEWAVREGRAQHPKLKTGICGEHGGDKSSIHFCQQIGLNYVSCSPYRVPLARIAAAQAVVIQPKEENSQPLLEKSMGSL, from the coding sequence ATCAAGAATTCATGGGTCGTTCCATTCGAAGCAGGCCACGCAGGTATGAGACAACTACTGGGTGGTAAAGGTGCCAATTTAGCCGAAATGACCAAGGCGGGGCTTCCTGTTCCGCCTGGTTTTACCGTAACTACAGACGCATGCCGGGCTTTTTACGAGAACGGATCCCAGCTTCCAGGCGGTTTGTTTGAAGAAATTTTGGATCAATTAACAGCTTTGGAACAGGCCAAGCGCCAAACTTTTGGCGGCAGGGACAACCCTTTACTCGTCTCCGTACGGTCCGGTTCCGTCACTTCCATGCCCGGTATGATGGATACCATCTTGAATCTGGGGTTGAATGACGAAACGGTCCAGGGGCTGGCCGAGCAGACGGGAAATCCCCGTTTTGCCTATGATTGCTACCGCCGTCTGATTCAAATGTTCGGAACGGTCGTGTACCAGATGGAAAGTATATCGTTTGAACATCTTCTTGCTGATTTGAAAAAAAGAGAACAAGTTTCCGAGGATCATAAGCTTCAAGCCAGTGCCCTGCTTGAATTAATCGAACAATTTAAAGCGCTGATCGTTCGCAAGACGGGCAAAAGTTTCCCTCAATCCGTTCAAAAACAGCTGTATTTGTCTGTCGAGGCCGTTTTCCGGTCCTGGAATAACCAGCGGGCCCAAGTTTACAGAAAATTATACAGTATCCCTGATGAACAGGGGACAGCGGTCAACATTCAATCCATGGTATTTGGAAATATGGGGATGAACAGCGCCACAGGTGTGTTGTTTACACGTAACTCCTCCACAGGTGCCAAGGAATTATACGGCGAATTTCTGATGAATGCCCAAGGGGAGGATGTGGTTGCCGGAACGAGAACTCCTGCCCCCATATCTGAGCTTGAGACCCTCCAGCCGGACTTGTATCAGAGATTAATGGAAACGGCGAGACAGCTTGAATCCCATTATAGGGATATGCAGGATATCGAATTTACTATTGAAGAAGGAAGATTGTTCGTCCTTCAGACCCGGAACGGAAAACGGACTGCCCAGGCTGCTGTAAAGCTTGCTGTCGATTTGGCGGGTGAAGGGGTCATTAACAAGGAGGAAGCTGTCTGCCGGATCGAAATGGAACACCTGGATCAGCTATTGCATCGGGTGATCGACCCGGAAGCAGAGGTGGATGTACTGGCGAGAGGACTTCCCGCATCCCCGGGGGCAGGATCCGGCCAGGTGGTTTTCGACGCGGATACTGCGGACGCATGGGCCAAGGAAGGCCGTCAGGTCATCCTCGCCAGCACGGAAACAACACCGGAAGACATTCACGGTGTCATTGCAGCCGAAGGCGTGCTGACAACCCGCGGCGGCATGACGAGCCACGCCGCTGTCGTGGCGCGCGGCATGGGCAAGCCGTGCGTATGCGGATGTGAGGCGGCTGTTGTAGACGCCTCTAAGCGTGAGCTTCGCACGGGCGGACGCACCGTGTGCGAAGGGGAGTGGATCACTCTGGACGGTTCGTCCGGACGGGTGATCCTGGGGACTTTGCCGCTCATCGAGCCGGAGATGAGCGAAGAGTTGCGCGATCTGCTGTTGTGGGCGGATGAGATCCGCCAGCTGCAAGTGCTCGCGAATGCGGATACGCCGGAAGACGCGGCCAAGGCCCGCGAATTCGGCGCCCAAGGAGTCGGTCTGTGCAGGACCGAGCACATGTTTATGTCGGCGGAACGGCTGCCTGTCGTCCAGGAGATGATTCTGGCGGACTCTACAGAGGCACGCAGGGCCGCACTGGATAAGCTGTTGCCGATGCAGAGGGATGATTTCACAGGCATCTTTACTGCTATGAACGGATTGCCGGTTACCATCCGGCTGCTGGATCCTCCTTTGCATGAGTTTCTGCCTGATTTGGAGGAACTTCAGGAGGAACTTCGCGAACTTTCCTCCAATGGAGATGAAGCCGGGGTAAGGGGACGGATAACCAGCACGATCCAGAAGGTGAAATCCCTGCATGAGATGAATCCGATGCTGGGACAGAGGGGATGCCGTTTGGGAATCCTGTTCCCTGAAATTTATTCGATGCAGGCTATTGCGATTTTTCAGGCAGCTCTTCTTTGTAAAGAACGGGGAGTTGATGTCCATCCGGAAATCATGATTCCGTTTGTGGGCCATATGAATGAATTAAAACGGCTTCGCATGCTGATCGACCGGGCCGCGGAACAAACATTTGCAAGCAGTACGGCAGAGGCTGTCACTTATAAAGTCGGAACGATGATCGAAGTGCCTCGCGCTGCAATTACCGCTGGGCAAATTGCCAGATATGCCGATTTTTTCTCCTTTGGCACTAATGATTTAACACAAATGACCTTCGGATGCAGTCGGGATGATGCGGAAGGGAAATTCCTTTCTCATTATGTAGATCATGACTTGCTGGAGCACAATCCGTTTCAAGTGCTGGATCAGGAGGGAGTCGGCAAACTGATCGAATGGGCGGTCAGGGAAGGAAGGGCCCAGCATCCGAAGCTTAAGACAGGTATTTGCGGAGAGCACGGGGGAGATAAGTCTTCCATACATTTTTGCCAGCAGATAGGGCTGAACTATGTCAGCTGCTCTCCTTACCGGGTACCGCTCGCGCGTATTGCCGCAGCTCAGGCGGTAGTCATACAGCCAAAGGAGGAAAACTCTCAACCGTTACTTGAAAAAAGCATGGGTTCATTGTAA
- a CDS encoding helix-turn-helix transcriptional regulator, with protein MEIVELVKQNAPITGDQIAEMLGLSKPTIRSDLSVLVMLGYLDAKPKVGYFPGKAMAPEGQMAKRLLSLKVKDIQGVPVIMRDTATVQEAVVTLFLENVGSVIVADENGTLQGVISRKDLLKVTLGNPSASSMLISLVMTRHPNIVTANEEESVLDAARKMITHQIDSLPVLRVTSQNGVERQEVVGRVTKTSMTNVLVELAQGLETGG; from the coding sequence TTGGAAATTGTTGAATTAGTTAAACAAAACGCCCCGATTACAGGAGACCAGATTGCGGAAATGCTCGGGCTAAGCAAACCTACGATTCGATCGGATTTGTCCGTCCTCGTTATGCTTGGTTATCTGGATGCTAAACCGAAGGTCGGCTATTTTCCCGGCAAGGCAATGGCACCGGAAGGACAGATGGCGAAGCGGCTGCTCAGCCTGAAAGTGAAGGATATCCAGGGAGTGCCTGTTATTATGCGGGATACCGCTACCGTCCAAGAGGCGGTAGTCACTCTGTTTCTTGAGAATGTAGGGAGCGTCATTGTAGCCGACGAGAACGGAACGCTCCAAGGGGTTATTTCCCGGAAGGATTTGCTCAAAGTAACACTCGGCAATCCAAGTGCCTCTTCCATGCTTATTAGTTTGGTCATGACCCGTCATCCCAACATTGTGACCGCTAATGAAGAGGAGTCCGTCTTGGATGCGGCAAGGAAAATGATCACGCACCAGATAGACAGCCTGCCTGTTCTTAGGGTGACCAGCCAGAATGGAGTCGAACGGCAGGAAGTTGTGGGCCGCGTAACCAAAACCAGCATGACCAATGTGCTGGTCGAATTGGCACAAGGTCTTGAGACAGGAGGATAA
- a CDS encoding pyruvate, water dikinase regulatory protein, which produces MSDTGHQLLYLCSDSIGETAEAVALATIRQFRSDHIRIKRYSYVRHEDEIRKLMEEVAESRGFVAYTLVQSELREMMKAESIRLTVRAVDIMGPMMKAFMDTFGDLPIQKPGLLHQMDEEYFRRVEAIEFAVKYDDGKDTRGMLLADIVLIGVSRTSKTPLSIFLAHKGVKVANLPVMPEVKPPQELFKIPGSRIIGLTMDAENILKIRTERLKTVGLPFGSKYASMQRILEELEYADRLMKSIGCPVINVTDKAIEETAGLIMGYV; this is translated from the coding sequence TTGAGTGATACCGGACATCAGCTTCTATACCTCTGCTCCGATTCGATCGGAGAAACCGCAGAAGCGGTAGCTTTAGCAACAATTCGTCAATTTCGGTCAGATCATATCAGAATCAAACGTTACAGCTATGTTCGGCATGAAGATGAGATTCGCAAGCTTATGGAAGAAGTGGCGGAAAGCCGCGGTTTTGTAGCTTACACCCTTGTTCAGTCTGAGCTGCGGGAAATGATGAAGGCAGAATCCATCCGTTTAACCGTAAGAGCGGTGGATATTATGGGCCCTATGATGAAGGCGTTCATGGACACTTTTGGGGATTTACCCATTCAGAAGCCTGGCCTGCTGCATCAAATGGATGAGGAATATTTCCGGCGGGTGGAGGCCATCGAATTTGCAGTCAAATACGATGACGGTAAAGATACCCGGGGTATGCTTCTGGCTGATATTGTGCTTATTGGCGTATCCCGGACGTCTAAAACACCACTCAGTATTTTTCTGGCCCATAAAGGGGTAAAGGTGGCGAATTTACCCGTTATGCCTGAGGTTAAGCCCCCTCAGGAATTGTTCAAAATTCCAGGAAGCCGGATTATTGGTCTTACTATGGATGCTGAGAACATTCTCAAAATTCGTACAGAAAGACTGAAAACTGTCGGATTGCCTTTTGGTTCCAAATATGCCAGTATGCAGCGTATTCTGGAAGAACTGGAATATGCGGACCGGCTGATGAAATCAATTGGCTGCCCGGTTATTAATGTAACAGACAAAGCCATCGAAGAAACAGCGGGTCTTATTATGGGATATGTATAA